CCTCGGCATGGCGGGTCAGCGCTCGCCATGCGGTACTGTCGATCAGGCGCGTATTCATGTCAGACGGCAACCGGCGCTGGAATGTGCGGGTGCGGATCGTAGCCGTCGAGGCGGAAATCCTCGAAACGGAAGGCGAACAGATCCTTGATCTCCGGATTGATCCACAGTTTAGGCAAGGGGCGGAGAGGACGGGAAAGCTGCAGTTTGGCTTGCTCGAAGTGGTTCGAATAAATGTGGGCATCACCAAAGGTGTGAATGAACTCACCCGGTTGATAACCGCAAACCTGGGCCAGCATCACGGTCAACAGTGCGTAGGAGGCAATATTGAACGGGACGCCAAGGAAGATGTCGGCGCTGCGCTGATAAAGCTGGCACGACAATTTTCCATCAGCGACGTAAAACTGGAACAGGCAATGGCAAGGCGGTAGCGCCATGTTGTCGACGTCGCCCGGATTCCAGGCAGAAACGATGTGGCGGCGTGAGTCGGGATTGTTTTTCAAGCTGTCGACCAGTTGGCCGAGTTGGTCGATCAGCCGTCCGTCCGGACATTCCCAGCGGCGCCACTGTTTGCCGTATACCGGCCCCAGATCACCGTTTTCGTCGGCCCATTCGTCCCAGATGCGGACGCCATTTTCCTGCAGGTAGCGGATGTTGGTGTCGCCCTGAATGAACCACAGCAGCTCGTGGATGATCGATTTCAGGTGTAGTTTTTTGGTGGTCACCACCGGAAAACCATCGGCAAGGTTGAAGCGCATTTGCCAGCCAAAAACCGAGCGTGTGCCGGTGCCGGTCCGGTCGGATTTGTCATTGCCGTTTTCCAGCACGTGGCGCATCAGGTCAAGGTAAGGCTGCATGGTCTTTTGATCAGCTAAAAAATGAAATTGGTATTTTTTGATGTAGGATTTTACATCCCGCATCAATTATCGAACAGTTCGTTATTGCACTGTCGCTGCGATCGGCGGGTTATAGAGGAGAGGGGAATGCTGGAGAAACTAGGGGTGCTGCGCGGAGTTTTTTCACCGAAGGACATCCACCCCCTGCTTGATGCACGCGAGTTGCGCAAGACAATCAACGAGTTGCCAAAGGATAACGCGTTTCGTGCGCTTGACGAGATTGTCGGTTGGCTTGAATCCCTGCAGTCGGTGCATGAGTTTTCTGCCGAGCGTCTGTTCGAGGCTGCACGACAGCTTGATGAGGCGGCGCAACCCCATCTCAAACGACTGACCCGAGAGTATTTGCACAATATTCGCCTGGCGCGGGCGGACGAGCGTCGTCTTTGGTCGATCAATCGCGCTTTCTGGGCCTTGTTGGCCGAAGCTTATGAGCGCTGTCTGGCGACTGTGCAGGAAAAAGGGCGCGGTGCAGATGCACTGAAAGGCGAGCTTGCCGAACTGTGTGTTCGCAACATCGTTGCCTTGGGCGGCTTGTTGAAATGGGATGCCTTTCATTATGGGCCTCCATGCCCCGGACTCTGGCGACGCATCGGGCAGCCCTTGCTGCTCGCCGAGCAACAGGGCGTGGCTGATCAGGCTGTTTCCGGCTTGGGTACGTCGCGGGCGGAGTATCTCCGGGTCATGGTTTTTCAGATCGCTTCGATGGATAGCCTTTTGCCGCAGGAGATCGATCTGGCCGAGCATCTGATTGCCTATTTCCTCTCCGGCTTCAGTTTTGCCGCCGAGGTCATGGAAGACAGTGTCTATTGGGTTGACCTGGCTCTGGATCATGCGCCGCAGCGCCTGTTCTGGATGCCCGAGGTGGCTGTGCACTCCCAGCGTTTCTACAAGCCGGGAACAAGTCATGTGGCGCTTATCGATTTGCTGGAGGAACTGGAGCGCGGTGGGGATATTCCGGCGGCGCTCAATCTGGGCGGCCAGTACTACGCCCGTACCTTGCTCCCCGTCTTGCGTCACCTTTCCCTGCATCTGGCCCCTGTGCCGCCTCAGCGTCAACACGACCGGCATCAGGTCAAGCACCGGATGGCGGTATTGAACGGACTGGCGAATGCTTTTGTGGTTTTTCCCGGCGAATCTGCCGGGCGGACGACTGGGCTGCCGGTCGAAAGCTGGGTCGTCGAGAACGTGAGTCGGGGTGGCTTTGGTGCCGTGTTGAACAACATTCCCGGTGAATGGATCAAGGTCGGGGCGTTACTCGCCATGCAGCCGCAGGGGGGTGACAATTGGGTGCTGGGCGTGATTCGGCGTTACTTCCGGGAAACCGAGCACGAAGCGCGCATCGGCATTCAGGTCTTGGCGCATCAGGCCGCAGCTGTCGAACTGAAGCCGCGAATGGCGTCGAGTTACGCTGCACTGTCGGGCGAGCCCGGTTTGCTGATCGAGGGAGTCAACCTGGCGGGGGAGGTACGGCTGGTGCGTGCCCCGGCATCGTTCGACATGAATGAGTCTCTCGAATACAGCTGGGGTGGCAAACGTATCAGGTTGATGCCGATCGCCCTGATCGAGCAAACGGCAGACTATGAACTGGCCCGCTATCGCATCAGCGAGACCGGCTAAGCCTACCGTGTGCGTTAGCGGGGGCGGATGGCGGATTTGGGCCGAAAGGCCTTGATCACAGCTTCGTTGGTTTCGGCGTAGGGGCCGCCAATCAGGTCGATACAGTAGGGGACTGCCGCAAAAATGCCGACATGCGTGCATTCACCGGCACTATTGCGGACGCCTTCGAGCGTTTCCTTGATCGATTTCGGTTGGCCCGGCAAATTGATGATCAAGGCTTGCTTGCGAATGACGGCGACCTGCCGTGACAGAATGGCCGTCGGGACGAAATTCAGGCTGATCCGGCGCATTTCCTCGCCAAAGCCGGGCATTTCCTTGTCGGCGACGGCTAGGGTGGCTTCCGGGGTGACGTCGCGCAGAGCCGGGCCGGTCCCGCCGGTGGTCAGGATCAGGTGGCAATTGCTGCGGTCGACCAGCTCGATCAGGGTGTTTTCGATGCTTGGCTGATCGTCGGCAATCAGGCGGGTTTCCGCCCGCCATGAGGTCGTCAGGGCGCTGGTCAGCCACTCCTGCAAGGCCGGAATGCCCTTGTCTTCATAAACGCCGGTTGAGGCACGGTCGCTGATCGAAACCAGGCCGATGACGAGTTCCTCACTCTTCAATCTTCGGTGCTCCATTTTTGTCGAGATCCTGCAGGATCTGGAAAATAGCCCGGAAATTTTTCGGCGGCTTGTTTTGCTCCTGCTCCTTGAGCGCATTGCGACGCAGCTGGCGGAGTTGCTGAAGGTCGACGCCGGGCCAGGTTGTGGCGATCTCGTTAAGCACGGTTTCGTCTTCGAGCAGGCGGACACGCATGCGTTCGAGGCGGTGCAGGCGGGCATTTTCAGCCATCGATTCGCCACGCAGCAGAGCCAGTCCGGCACGAATGGGTTCTTCGTCGGCGTTGCGCATCAGCTTGCCGAGGTATTGCATTTGTCGGCG
The sequence above is drawn from the Dechloromonas sp. TW-R-39-2 genome and encodes:
- a CDS encoding thymidylate synthase, which codes for MQPYLDLMRHVLENGNDKSDRTGTGTRSVFGWQMRFNLADGFPVVTTKKLHLKSIIHELLWFIQGDTNIRYLQENGVRIWDEWADENGDLGPVYGKQWRRWECPDGRLIDQLGQLVDSLKNNPDSRRHIVSAWNPGDVDNMALPPCHCLFQFYVADGKLSCQLYQRSADIFLGVPFNIASYALLTVMLAQVCGYQPGEFIHTFGDAHIYSNHFEQAKLQLSRPLRPLPKLWINPEIKDLFAFRFEDFRLDGYDPHPHIPAPVAV
- the mog gene encoding molybdopterin adenylyltransferase — encoded protein: MEHRRLKSEELVIGLVSISDRASTGVYEDKGIPALQEWLTSALTTSWRAETRLIADDQPSIENTLIELVDRSNCHLILTTGGTGPALRDVTPEATLAVADKEMPGFGEEMRRISLNFVPTAILSRQVAVIRKQALIINLPGQPKSIKETLEGVRNSAGECTHVGIFAAVPYCIDLIGGPYAETNEAVIKAFRPKSAIRPR
- the yjgA gene encoding ribosome biogenesis factor YjgA, with product MHDEDFTESTGRPSKTKQKEAMHALQDLGAELVELTVGQLKRIKLEENIYDAVRECQKITAHGARRRQMQYLGKLMRNADEEPIRAGLALLRGESMAENARLHRLERMRVRLLEDETVLNEIATTWPGVDLQQLRQLRRNALKEQEQNKPPKNFRAIFQILQDLDKNGAPKIEE